The Rhinolophus sinicus isolate RSC01 linkage group LG09, ASM3656204v1, whole genome shotgun sequence genome includes a window with the following:
- the MBD1 gene encoding methyl-CpG-binding domain protein 1 isoform X45: protein MAEEWLDCPALGPGWKRREVFRKSGATCGRSDTYYQSPTGDRIRSKVELTRYLGPACDLTLFDFKQGILCYPAPKARSLPVPSKKRKKPSRPVKAPKCQVGSQKSEDKKEAPRVETKADTDTAPASLPAPGYCENCGISFSGDGTRRQRLKTLCKDCRAQRIAFNREQRMFKRVGCGECAACQVTEDCGACSTCLLQLPHDVASGLFCKCEQRRCLRIVEKSRGCGVCRGCQTREDCGHCRVCLRPPRPGLRRQWRCVQRRCLRGKRSRRRGGCDSKLTARWRPRTQTLPPLPPSQPPESPELQPYTNRRQNRKCGACAACLRRMDCGHCDFCCDKPKFGGSNQKRQKCRWRQCLQFAMKRLLPSVWAGSEDGAGPPPTYPRRKRPGSTRRPLLGHTLKPPLAVSTAPPEHVQTPMKQEAGGGFVLPPPGTDLVFLREGASSPVQVPGPAPASTEALLQALDPGLPLVKQEPPDPEEEKSKDDSASDSAPEEEAAGVGTPVITEIFSLGGTRLRDTAVWLPRSKDLKKPGTRNQ, encoded by the exons ATGGCTGAGGAGTGGCTGGactgcccagccctgggccctggcTGGAAGCGCCGGGAGGTTTTCCGCAAGTCAGGTGCCACCTGTGGACGCTCAGACACCTATTACCAGAG CCCCACAGGAGACAGGATCCGAAGCAAAGTTGAGCTGACCCGATACCTGGGCCCTGCGTGCGACCTCACTCTCTTCGACTTCAAACAAGGCATCCTTTGCTATCCAGCCCCCAAG GCCCGGTCCTTGCCTGTCCCCAGCAAGAAGCGGAAGAAGCCTTCGAGGCCAGTCAAGGCTCCGAAATGTCAGGTTGGATCCCAAAAAAGTGAGGACAAGAAGGAGGCCCCAAGAGTTGAGACCAAGGCTGACACGGACACAGCCCCGGCTTCTCTCCCTGCGCCTGG GTACTGTGAGAACTGTGGAATCAGCTTCTCAGGAGATGGTACCCGAAGGCAGCGGCTCAAGACGTTGTGCAAGGACTGCCGAG CACAGAGAATTGCTTTCAACCGGGAGCAGAGGATGTTTAAG CGTGTGGGCTGCGGGGAGTGTGCAGCCTGCCAGGTCACGGAGGACTGCGGGGCCTGCTCCACCTGCCTTCTGCAGCTGCCCCATGATGTGGCCTCGGGGCTGTTCTGCAAATGTGAGCAGAGACGGTGCCTCCGGATCGTGGAAAAG AGCCGAGGGTGTGGAGTGTGCCGGGGCTGTCAGACCCGAGAGGACTGTGGCCATTGCCGAGTCTGCCTCCGCCCTCCCCGCCCTGGTCTTAGGCGCCAGTGGAGGTGCGTCCAGCGGCGCTGCCTACGG GGTAAACGTAGCCGCCGCAGGGGAGGCTGCGACTCCAAGTTGACTGCCCGGTGGCGTCCCCGAACCCAGACTCTGCCTCCACTTCCCCCATCGCAGCCTCCAGAGTCCCCAGAGCTG CAGCCCTACACAAACCGCCGGCAGAATCGTAAGTGTGGGGCCTGTGCAGCCTGCCTGCGGCGGATGGACTGTGGCCACTGTGACTTCTGCTGTGACAAGCCCAAATTCGGGGGCAGCAACCAGAAGCGCCAGAAGTGTCGTTGGCGCCAATGCCTGCAGTTTGCCAtg AAGCGTCTGCTGCCCAGTGTCTGGGCAGGGTCTGAGGATGGGGCAGGGCCGCCCCCAACTTACCCTCGTCGAAAGAGGCCTGGCTCAACTCGACGGCCCCTCCTGGGCCATACCCTGAAGCCCCCGTTGGCTGTGTCCACAGCCCCACCAGAACATGTCCAGACTCCAATGAAGCAGGAAGCTGGCGGTGGTTTTGTGTTGCCCCCACCTGGCACTGACCTTGTGTTTTTACGGGAGGGTGCAAGCAGTCCTGTGCAGGTACCTGGACCTGCCCCAGCTTCCACAGAAGCCCTGTTGCAG gcATTAGACCCAGGCCTGCCACTTGTGAAGCAAGAGCCACCTGACCCTGAGGAGGAGAAGAGCAAGGATGACTCAGCCTCTGATTCGGCcccagaggaggaggcagcaggggTTGGCACGCCAGTG ATCACGGAGATTTTCAGCCTGGGTGGAACCCGCCTCCGGGACACAGCAGTCTGGTTGCCAAG
- the MBD1 gene encoding methyl-CpG-binding domain protein 1 isoform X40 yields MAEEWLDCPALGPGWKRREVFRKSGATCGRSDTYYQSPTGDRIRSKVELTRYLGPACDLTLFDFKQGILCYPAPKARSLPVPSKKRKKPSRPVKAPKCQVGSQKSEDKKEAPRVETKADTDTAPASLPAPGYCENCGISFSGDGTRRQRLKTLCKDCRAQRIAFNREQRMFKRVGCGECAACQVTEDCGACSTCLLQLPHDVASGLFCKCEQRRCLRIVEKSRGCGVCRGCQTREDCGHCRVCLRPPRPGLRRQWRCVQRRCLRGKRSRRRGGCDSKLTARWRPRTQTLPPLPPSQPPESPELPYTNRRQNRKCGACAACLRRMDCGHCDFCCDKPKFGGSNQKRQKCRWRQCLQFAMKRLLPSVWAGSEDGAGPPPTYPRRKRPGSTRRPLLGHTLKPPLAVSTAPPEHVQTPMKQEAGGGFVLPPPGTDLVFLREGASSPVQVPGPAPASTEALLQEAQCPGLSWVVALPQVKQEKVDAQEEWTPGTAILTSPVLLPGCPSKALDPGLPLVKQEPPDPEEEKSKDDSASDSAPEEEAAGVGTPVITEIFSLGGTRLRDTAVWLPRSKDLKKPGTRNQ; encoded by the exons ATGGCTGAGGAGTGGCTGGactgcccagccctgggccctggcTGGAAGCGCCGGGAGGTTTTCCGCAAGTCAGGTGCCACCTGTGGACGCTCAGACACCTATTACCAGAG CCCCACAGGAGACAGGATCCGAAGCAAAGTTGAGCTGACCCGATACCTGGGCCCTGCGTGCGACCTCACTCTCTTCGACTTCAAACAAGGCATCCTTTGCTATCCAGCCCCCAAG GCCCGGTCCTTGCCTGTCCCCAGCAAGAAGCGGAAGAAGCCTTCGAGGCCAGTCAAGGCTCCGAAATGTCAGGTTGGATCCCAAAAAAGTGAGGACAAGAAGGAGGCCCCAAGAGTTGAGACCAAGGCTGACACGGACACAGCCCCGGCTTCTCTCCCTGCGCCTGG GTACTGTGAGAACTGTGGAATCAGCTTCTCAGGAGATGGTACCCGAAGGCAGCGGCTCAAGACGTTGTGCAAGGACTGCCGAG CACAGAGAATTGCTTTCAACCGGGAGCAGAGGATGTTTAAG CGTGTGGGCTGCGGGGAGTGTGCAGCCTGCCAGGTCACGGAGGACTGCGGGGCCTGCTCCACCTGCCTTCTGCAGCTGCCCCATGATGTGGCCTCGGGGCTGTTCTGCAAATGTGAGCAGAGACGGTGCCTCCGGATCGTGGAAAAG AGCCGAGGGTGTGGAGTGTGCCGGGGCTGTCAGACCCGAGAGGACTGTGGCCATTGCCGAGTCTGCCTCCGCCCTCCCCGCCCTGGTCTTAGGCGCCAGTGGAGGTGCGTCCAGCGGCGCTGCCTACGG GGTAAACGTAGCCGCCGCAGGGGAGGCTGCGACTCCAAGTTGACTGCCCGGTGGCGTCCCCGAACCCAGACTCTGCCTCCACTTCCCCCATCGCAGCCTCCAGAGTCCCCAGAGCTG CCCTACACAAACCGCCGGCAGAATCGTAAGTGTGGGGCCTGTGCAGCCTGCCTGCGGCGGATGGACTGTGGCCACTGTGACTTCTGCTGTGACAAGCCCAAATTCGGGGGCAGCAACCAGAAGCGCCAGAAGTGTCGTTGGCGCCAATGCCTGCAGTTTGCCAtg AAGCGTCTGCTGCCCAGTGTCTGGGCAGGGTCTGAGGATGGGGCAGGGCCGCCCCCAACTTACCCTCGTCGAAAGAGGCCTGGCTCAACTCGACGGCCCCTCCTGGGCCATACCCTGAAGCCCCCGTTGGCTGTGTCCACAGCCCCACCAGAACATGTCCAGACTCCAATGAAGCAGGAAGCTGGCGGTGGTTTTGTGTTGCCCCCACCTGGCACTGACCTTGTGTTTTTACGGGAGGGTGCAAGCAGTCCTGTGCAGGTACCTGGACCTGCCCCAGCTTCCACAGAAGCCCTGTTGCAG GAGGCGCAGTGCCCTGGCCTGAGTTGGGTTGTGGCCTTACCCCAGGTGAAGCAAGAGAAGGTGGATGCCCAGGAAGAATGGACACCGGGCACAGCCATCCTGACTTCTCCCGTATTGCTGCCTGGCTGCCCCAGCAAG gcATTAGACCCAGGCCTGCCACTTGTGAAGCAAGAGCCACCTGACCCTGAGGAGGAGAAGAGCAAGGATGACTCAGCCTCTGATTCGGCcccagaggaggaggcagcaggggTTGGCACGCCAGTG ATCACGGAGATTTTCAGCCTGGGTGGAACCCGCCTCCGGGACACAGCAGTCTGGTTGCCAAG
- the MBD1 gene encoding methyl-CpG-binding domain protein 1 isoform X46, with protein MAEEWLDCPALGPGWKRREVFRKSGATCGRSDTYYQSPTGDRIRSKVELTRYLGPACDLTLFDFKQGILCYPAPKARSLPVPSKKRKKPSRPVKAPKCQVGSQKSEDKKEAPRVETKADTDTAPASLPAPGYCENCGISFSGDGTRRQRLKTLCKDCRAQRIAFNREQRMFKRVGCGECAACQVTEDCGACSTCLLQLPHDVASGLFCKCEQRRCLRIVEKSRGCGVCRGCQTREDCGHCRVCLRPPRPGLRRQWRCVQRRCLRHLAHRLRRHHQRCQRRPPLAVAPPAGKRSRRRGGCDSKLTARWRPRTQTLPPLPPSQPPESPELHPRALAPSPPAEFIYYCVDEDELQPYTNRRQNRKCGACAACLRRMDCGHCDFCCDKPKFGGSNQKRQKCRWRQCLQFAMKRLLPSVWAGSEDGAGPPPTYPRRKRPGSTRRPLLGHTLKPPLAVSTAPPEHVQTPMKQEAGGGFVLPPPGTDLVFLREGASSPVQVPGPAPASTEALLQAT; from the exons ATGGCTGAGGAGTGGCTGGactgcccagccctgggccctggcTGGAAGCGCCGGGAGGTTTTCCGCAAGTCAGGTGCCACCTGTGGACGCTCAGACACCTATTACCAGAG CCCCACAGGAGACAGGATCCGAAGCAAAGTTGAGCTGACCCGATACCTGGGCCCTGCGTGCGACCTCACTCTCTTCGACTTCAAACAAGGCATCCTTTGCTATCCAGCCCCCAAG GCCCGGTCCTTGCCTGTCCCCAGCAAGAAGCGGAAGAAGCCTTCGAGGCCAGTCAAGGCTCCGAAATGTCAGGTTGGATCCCAAAAAAGTGAGGACAAGAAGGAGGCCCCAAGAGTTGAGACCAAGGCTGACACGGACACAGCCCCGGCTTCTCTCCCTGCGCCTGG GTACTGTGAGAACTGTGGAATCAGCTTCTCAGGAGATGGTACCCGAAGGCAGCGGCTCAAGACGTTGTGCAAGGACTGCCGAG CACAGAGAATTGCTTTCAACCGGGAGCAGAGGATGTTTAAG CGTGTGGGCTGCGGGGAGTGTGCAGCCTGCCAGGTCACGGAGGACTGCGGGGCCTGCTCCACCTGCCTTCTGCAGCTGCCCCATGATGTGGCCTCGGGGCTGTTCTGCAAATGTGAGCAGAGACGGTGCCTCCGGATCGTGGAAAAG AGCCGAGGGTGTGGAGTGTGCCGGGGCTGTCAGACCCGAGAGGACTGTGGCCATTGCCGAGTCTGCCTCCGCCCTCCCCGCCCTGGTCTTAGGCGCCAGTGGAGGTGCGTCCAGCGGCGCTGCCTACGG CACCTTGCCCATCGCCTCCGTCGCCACCATCAGCGATGTCAACGACGCCCTCCCTTAGCTGTGGCTCCCCCTGCT GGTAAACGTAGCCGCCGCAGGGGAGGCTGCGACTCCAAGTTGACTGCCCGGTGGCGTCCCCGAACCCAGACTCTGCCTCCACTTCCCCCATCGCAGCCTCCAGAGTCCCCAGAGCTG CACCCCAGAGCCCTGGCCCCCTCGCCACCTGCCGAGTTCATCTATTACTGTGTAGACGAGGACGAGCTA CAGCCCTACACAAACCGCCGGCAGAATCGTAAGTGTGGGGCCTGTGCAGCCTGCCTGCGGCGGATGGACTGTGGCCACTGTGACTTCTGCTGTGACAAGCCCAAATTCGGGGGCAGCAACCAGAAGCGCCAGAAGTGTCGTTGGCGCCAATGCCTGCAGTTTGCCAtg AAGCGTCTGCTGCCCAGTGTCTGGGCAGGGTCTGAGGATGGGGCAGGGCCGCCCCCAACTTACCCTCGTCGAAAGAGGCCTGGCTCAACTCGACGGCCCCTCCTGGGCCATACCCTGAAGCCCCCGTTGGCTGTGTCCACAGCCCCACCAGAACATGTCCAGACTCCAATGAAGCAGGAAGCTGGCGGTGGTTTTGTGTTGCCCCCACCTGGCACTGACCTTGTGTTTTTACGGGAGGGTGCAAGCAGTCCTGTGCAGGTACCTGGACCTGCCCCAGCTTCCACAGAAGCCCTGTTGCAG
- the MBD1 gene encoding methyl-CpG-binding domain protein 1 isoform X10 yields the protein MAEEWLDCPALGPGWKRREVFRKSGATCGRSDTYYQSPTGDRIRSKVELTRYLGPACDLTLFDFKQGILCYPAPKARSLPVPSKKRKKPSRPVKAPKCQVGSQKSEDKKEAPRVETKADTDTAPASLPAPGYCENCGISFSGDGTRRQRLKTLCKDCRAQRIAFNREQRMFKRVGCGECAACQVTEDCGACSTCLLQLPHDVASGLFCKCEQRRCLRIVEKSRGCGVCRGCQTREDCGHCRVCLRPPRPGLRRQWRCVQRRCLRHLAHRLRRHHQRCQRRPPLAVAPPAGKRSRRRGGCDSKLTARWRPRTQTLPPLPPSQPPESPELHPRALAPSPPAEFIYYCVDEDELQPYTNRRQNRKCGACAACLRRMDCGHCDFCCDKPKFGGSNQKRQKCRWRQCLQFAMKRLLPSVWAGSEDGAGPPPTYPRRKRPGSTRRPLLGHTLKPPLAVSTAPPEHVQTPMKQEAGGGFVLPPPGTDLVFLREGASSPVQVPGPAPASTEALLQEAQCPGLSWVVALPQVKQEKVDAQEEWTPGTAILTSPVLLPGCPSKALDPGLPLVKQEPPDPEEEKSKDDSASDSAPEEEAAGVGTPVITEIFSLGGTRLRDTAVWLPRLHKLLAVNENEYFTELQLKEEAL from the exons ATGGCTGAGGAGTGGCTGGactgcccagccctgggccctggcTGGAAGCGCCGGGAGGTTTTCCGCAAGTCAGGTGCCACCTGTGGACGCTCAGACACCTATTACCAGAG CCCCACAGGAGACAGGATCCGAAGCAAAGTTGAGCTGACCCGATACCTGGGCCCTGCGTGCGACCTCACTCTCTTCGACTTCAAACAAGGCATCCTTTGCTATCCAGCCCCCAAG GCCCGGTCCTTGCCTGTCCCCAGCAAGAAGCGGAAGAAGCCTTCGAGGCCAGTCAAGGCTCCGAAATGTCAGGTTGGATCCCAAAAAAGTGAGGACAAGAAGGAGGCCCCAAGAGTTGAGACCAAGGCTGACACGGACACAGCCCCGGCTTCTCTCCCTGCGCCTGG GTACTGTGAGAACTGTGGAATCAGCTTCTCAGGAGATGGTACCCGAAGGCAGCGGCTCAAGACGTTGTGCAAGGACTGCCGAG CACAGAGAATTGCTTTCAACCGGGAGCAGAGGATGTTTAAG CGTGTGGGCTGCGGGGAGTGTGCAGCCTGCCAGGTCACGGAGGACTGCGGGGCCTGCTCCACCTGCCTTCTGCAGCTGCCCCATGATGTGGCCTCGGGGCTGTTCTGCAAATGTGAGCAGAGACGGTGCCTCCGGATCGTGGAAAAG AGCCGAGGGTGTGGAGTGTGCCGGGGCTGTCAGACCCGAGAGGACTGTGGCCATTGCCGAGTCTGCCTCCGCCCTCCCCGCCCTGGTCTTAGGCGCCAGTGGAGGTGCGTCCAGCGGCGCTGCCTACGG CACCTTGCCCATCGCCTCCGTCGCCACCATCAGCGATGTCAACGACGCCCTCCCTTAGCTGTGGCTCCCCCTGCT GGTAAACGTAGCCGCCGCAGGGGAGGCTGCGACTCCAAGTTGACTGCCCGGTGGCGTCCCCGAACCCAGACTCTGCCTCCACTTCCCCCATCGCAGCCTCCAGAGTCCCCAGAGCTG CACCCCAGAGCCCTGGCCCCCTCGCCACCTGCCGAGTTCATCTATTACTGTGTAGACGAGGACGAGCTA CAGCCCTACACAAACCGCCGGCAGAATCGTAAGTGTGGGGCCTGTGCAGCCTGCCTGCGGCGGATGGACTGTGGCCACTGTGACTTCTGCTGTGACAAGCCCAAATTCGGGGGCAGCAACCAGAAGCGCCAGAAGTGTCGTTGGCGCCAATGCCTGCAGTTTGCCAtg AAGCGTCTGCTGCCCAGTGTCTGGGCAGGGTCTGAGGATGGGGCAGGGCCGCCCCCAACTTACCCTCGTCGAAAGAGGCCTGGCTCAACTCGACGGCCCCTCCTGGGCCATACCCTGAAGCCCCCGTTGGCTGTGTCCACAGCCCCACCAGAACATGTCCAGACTCCAATGAAGCAGGAAGCTGGCGGTGGTTTTGTGTTGCCCCCACCTGGCACTGACCTTGTGTTTTTACGGGAGGGTGCAAGCAGTCCTGTGCAGGTACCTGGACCTGCCCCAGCTTCCACAGAAGCCCTGTTGCAG GAGGCGCAGTGCCCTGGCCTGAGTTGGGTTGTGGCCTTACCCCAGGTGAAGCAAGAGAAGGTGGATGCCCAGGAAGAATGGACACCGGGCACAGCCATCCTGACTTCTCCCGTATTGCTGCCTGGCTGCCCCAGCAAG gcATTAGACCCAGGCCTGCCACTTGTGAAGCAAGAGCCACCTGACCCTGAGGAGGAGAAGAGCAAGGATGACTCAGCCTCTGATTCGGCcccagaggaggaggcagcaggggTTGGCACGCCAGTG ATCACGGAGATTTTCAGCCTGGGTGGAACCCGCCTCCGGGACACAGCAGTCTGGTTGCCAAG
- the MBD1 gene encoding methyl-CpG-binding domain protein 1 isoform X20, producing the protein MAEEWLDCPALGPGWKRREVFRKSGATCGRSDTYYQSPTGDRIRSKVELTRYLGPACDLTLFDFKQGILCYPAPKARSLPVPSKKRKKPSRPVKAPKCQVGSQKSEDKKEAPRVETKADTDTAPASLPAPGYCENCGISFSGDGTRRQRLKTLCKDCRAQRIAFNREQRMFKRVGCGECAACQVTEDCGACSTCLLQLPHDVASGLFCKCEQRRCLRIVEKSRGCGVCRGCQTREDCGHCRVCLRPPRPGLRRQWRCVQRRCLRGKRSRRRGGCDSKLTARWRPRTQTLPPLPPSQPPESPELHPRALAPSPPAEFIYYCVDEDELQPYTNRRQNRKCGACAACLRRMDCGHCDFCCDKPKFGGSNQKRQKCRWRQCLQFAMKRLLPSVWAGSEDGAGPPPTYPRRKRPGSTRRPLLGHTLKPPLAVSTAPPEHVQTPMKQEAGGGFVLPPPGTDLVFLREGASSPVQVPGPAPASTEALLQVKQEKVDAQEEWTPGTAILTSPVLLPGCPSKALDPGLPLVKQEPPDPEEEKSKDDSASDSAPEEEAAGVGTPVITEIFSLGGTRLRDTAVWLPRAGSRERKMDVKCGRPRTHWRPQAPAGIPEDGLEPMSVARHLQLR; encoded by the exons ATGGCTGAGGAGTGGCTGGactgcccagccctgggccctggcTGGAAGCGCCGGGAGGTTTTCCGCAAGTCAGGTGCCACCTGTGGACGCTCAGACACCTATTACCAGAG CCCCACAGGAGACAGGATCCGAAGCAAAGTTGAGCTGACCCGATACCTGGGCCCTGCGTGCGACCTCACTCTCTTCGACTTCAAACAAGGCATCCTTTGCTATCCAGCCCCCAAG GCCCGGTCCTTGCCTGTCCCCAGCAAGAAGCGGAAGAAGCCTTCGAGGCCAGTCAAGGCTCCGAAATGTCAGGTTGGATCCCAAAAAAGTGAGGACAAGAAGGAGGCCCCAAGAGTTGAGACCAAGGCTGACACGGACACAGCCCCGGCTTCTCTCCCTGCGCCTGG GTACTGTGAGAACTGTGGAATCAGCTTCTCAGGAGATGGTACCCGAAGGCAGCGGCTCAAGACGTTGTGCAAGGACTGCCGAG CACAGAGAATTGCTTTCAACCGGGAGCAGAGGATGTTTAAG CGTGTGGGCTGCGGGGAGTGTGCAGCCTGCCAGGTCACGGAGGACTGCGGGGCCTGCTCCACCTGCCTTCTGCAGCTGCCCCATGATGTGGCCTCGGGGCTGTTCTGCAAATGTGAGCAGAGACGGTGCCTCCGGATCGTGGAAAAG AGCCGAGGGTGTGGAGTGTGCCGGGGCTGTCAGACCCGAGAGGACTGTGGCCATTGCCGAGTCTGCCTCCGCCCTCCCCGCCCTGGTCTTAGGCGCCAGTGGAGGTGCGTCCAGCGGCGCTGCCTACGG GGTAAACGTAGCCGCCGCAGGGGAGGCTGCGACTCCAAGTTGACTGCCCGGTGGCGTCCCCGAACCCAGACTCTGCCTCCACTTCCCCCATCGCAGCCTCCAGAGTCCCCAGAGCTG CACCCCAGAGCCCTGGCCCCCTCGCCACCTGCCGAGTTCATCTATTACTGTGTAGACGAGGACGAGCTA CAGCCCTACACAAACCGCCGGCAGAATCGTAAGTGTGGGGCCTGTGCAGCCTGCCTGCGGCGGATGGACTGTGGCCACTGTGACTTCTGCTGTGACAAGCCCAAATTCGGGGGCAGCAACCAGAAGCGCCAGAAGTGTCGTTGGCGCCAATGCCTGCAGTTTGCCAtg AAGCGTCTGCTGCCCAGTGTCTGGGCAGGGTCTGAGGATGGGGCAGGGCCGCCCCCAACTTACCCTCGTCGAAAGAGGCCTGGCTCAACTCGACGGCCCCTCCTGGGCCATACCCTGAAGCCCCCGTTGGCTGTGTCCACAGCCCCACCAGAACATGTCCAGACTCCAATGAAGCAGGAAGCTGGCGGTGGTTTTGTGTTGCCCCCACCTGGCACTGACCTTGTGTTTTTACGGGAGGGTGCAAGCAGTCCTGTGCAGGTACCTGGACCTGCCCCAGCTTCCACAGAAGCCCTGTTGCAG GTGAAGCAAGAGAAGGTGGATGCCCAGGAAGAATGGACACCGGGCACAGCCATCCTGACTTCTCCCGTATTGCTGCCTGGCTGCCCCAGCAAG gcATTAGACCCAGGCCTGCCACTTGTGAAGCAAGAGCCACCTGACCCTGAGGAGGAGAAGAGCAAGGATGACTCAGCCTCTGATTCGGCcccagaggaggaggcagcaggggTTGGCACGCCAGTG ATCACGGAGATTTTCAGCCTGGGTGGAACCCGCCTCCGGGACACAGCAGTCTGGTTGCCAAG
- the MBD1 gene encoding methyl-CpG-binding domain protein 1 isoform X43, translated as MAEEWLDCPALGPGWKRREVFRKSGATCGRSDTYYQSPTGDRIRSKVELTRYLGPACDLTLFDFKQGILCYPAPKARSLPVPSKKRKKPSRPVKAPKCQVGSQKSEDKKEAPRVETKADTDTAPASLPAPGYCENCGISFSGDGTRRQRLKTLCKDCRAQRIAFNREQRMFKRVGCGECAACQVTEDCGACSTCLLQLPHDVASGLFCKCEQRRCLRIVEKSRGCGVCRGCQTREDCGHCRVCLRPPRPGLRRQWRCVQRRCLRHLAHRLRRHHQRCQRRPPLAVAPPAGKRSRRRGGCDSKLTARWRPRTQTLPPLPPSQPPESPELHPRALAPSPPAEFIYYCVDEDELQPYTNRRQNRKCGACAACLRRMDCGHCDFCCDKPKFGGSNQKRQKCRWRQCLQFAMKRLLPSVWAGSEDGAGPPPTYPRRKRPGSTRRPLLGHTLKPPLAVSTAPPEHVQTPMKQEAGGGFVLPPPGTDLVFLREGASSPVQVPGPAPASTEALLQEAQCPGLSWVVALPQVKQEKVDAQEEWTPGTAILTSPVLLPGCPSKAT; from the exons ATGGCTGAGGAGTGGCTGGactgcccagccctgggccctggcTGGAAGCGCCGGGAGGTTTTCCGCAAGTCAGGTGCCACCTGTGGACGCTCAGACACCTATTACCAGAG CCCCACAGGAGACAGGATCCGAAGCAAAGTTGAGCTGACCCGATACCTGGGCCCTGCGTGCGACCTCACTCTCTTCGACTTCAAACAAGGCATCCTTTGCTATCCAGCCCCCAAG GCCCGGTCCTTGCCTGTCCCCAGCAAGAAGCGGAAGAAGCCTTCGAGGCCAGTCAAGGCTCCGAAATGTCAGGTTGGATCCCAAAAAAGTGAGGACAAGAAGGAGGCCCCAAGAGTTGAGACCAAGGCTGACACGGACACAGCCCCGGCTTCTCTCCCTGCGCCTGG GTACTGTGAGAACTGTGGAATCAGCTTCTCAGGAGATGGTACCCGAAGGCAGCGGCTCAAGACGTTGTGCAAGGACTGCCGAG CACAGAGAATTGCTTTCAACCGGGAGCAGAGGATGTTTAAG CGTGTGGGCTGCGGGGAGTGTGCAGCCTGCCAGGTCACGGAGGACTGCGGGGCCTGCTCCACCTGCCTTCTGCAGCTGCCCCATGATGTGGCCTCGGGGCTGTTCTGCAAATGTGAGCAGAGACGGTGCCTCCGGATCGTGGAAAAG AGCCGAGGGTGTGGAGTGTGCCGGGGCTGTCAGACCCGAGAGGACTGTGGCCATTGCCGAGTCTGCCTCCGCCCTCCCCGCCCTGGTCTTAGGCGCCAGTGGAGGTGCGTCCAGCGGCGCTGCCTACGG CACCTTGCCCATCGCCTCCGTCGCCACCATCAGCGATGTCAACGACGCCCTCCCTTAGCTGTGGCTCCCCCTGCT GGTAAACGTAGCCGCCGCAGGGGAGGCTGCGACTCCAAGTTGACTGCCCGGTGGCGTCCCCGAACCCAGACTCTGCCTCCACTTCCCCCATCGCAGCCTCCAGAGTCCCCAGAGCTG CACCCCAGAGCCCTGGCCCCCTCGCCACCTGCCGAGTTCATCTATTACTGTGTAGACGAGGACGAGCTA CAGCCCTACACAAACCGCCGGCAGAATCGTAAGTGTGGGGCCTGTGCAGCCTGCCTGCGGCGGATGGACTGTGGCCACTGTGACTTCTGCTGTGACAAGCCCAAATTCGGGGGCAGCAACCAGAAGCGCCAGAAGTGTCGTTGGCGCCAATGCCTGCAGTTTGCCAtg AAGCGTCTGCTGCCCAGTGTCTGGGCAGGGTCTGAGGATGGGGCAGGGCCGCCCCCAACTTACCCTCGTCGAAAGAGGCCTGGCTCAACTCGACGGCCCCTCCTGGGCCATACCCTGAAGCCCCCGTTGGCTGTGTCCACAGCCCCACCAGAACATGTCCAGACTCCAATGAAGCAGGAAGCTGGCGGTGGTTTTGTGTTGCCCCCACCTGGCACTGACCTTGTGTTTTTACGGGAGGGTGCAAGCAGTCCTGTGCAGGTACCTGGACCTGCCCCAGCTTCCACAGAAGCCCTGTTGCAG GAGGCGCAGTGCCCTGGCCTGAGTTGGGTTGTGGCCTTACCCCAGGTGAAGCAAGAGAAGGTGGATGCCCAGGAAGAATGGACACCGGGCACAGCCATCCTGACTTCTCCCGTATTGCTGCCTGGCTGCCCCAGCAAG